A window from Pelodiscus sinensis isolate JC-2024 chromosome 31, ASM4963464v1, whole genome shotgun sequence encodes these proteins:
- the LOC102445624 gene encoding E3 ubiquitin-protein ligase TRIM7-like: protein MATATPVQEIQEKSKCPTCLECLTDTETTHLNERHSKALDLLCEDGEAMSVVCEKSSEHSSHPVLLLDEAAQTDKEKLQAHLTTLREEREKLLGLKVICEERSQKYLKQTQAERQKIVAEFQQLQQFLEEQERLLLAQLMKLDEEIGRLQTDAVKKLSMQISCLCKRIGELEGTYQKPASEFLQDIKSTLSRCETGQFQPPDVIYPELEERVRGFFQINIELSETLRKFKDTLPSSLERARGKSLGAFKPANVTLDPDTAHPKLVLSEDGKSVRRADTRQWLPDNPERFDTWVCVLGREGFTSGRHCWEVEQ from the exons ATGGCCACAGCAACTCCTGTACAGGAAATCCAAGAGAAATCCAAATGTCCCACCTGCCTGGAATGTCTTACAGACACAGAGACCACCCATCTGAATGAGAGACATAGCAAAGCCCTGGATCTGTTGTGTGAGGACGGGGAAGCCATGAGTGTGGTTTGTGAGAAATCATCTGAGCACAGCTCTCACCCAGTACTGCTCCTGGATGAGGCTGCCCAGACAGACAAG GAAAAGCTCCAGGCCCATCTGACGACtctcagggaagagagagagaagctgctaGGATTAAAGGTGATTTGTgaggaaagaagccagaagtATCTG AAACAGACACAAGCcgagaggcagaagattgtggcagagtttcagcagctgcagcagttcctggaggaacaagagcgactcctgctggcccagctgatgAAACTGGAcgaggagattgggaggctccagactgacgcTGTCAAAAAACTCTCCATGCAGATTTCCTGTCTCTGCAAGCGGatcggtgagctggaggggacgtatcagaagccagcgagtgaattcctgcag gATATTAAAAGCACCTTGAGCAG ATGCGAGACGGGGCAGTTCCAGCCACCAGATGTGATTTATCCTGAACTGGAAGAGCGAGTCAGAGGTTTCTTCCAGATAAATATTGAGCTATCAGAGACTCTGAGGAAGTTCAAAG ACACTCTGCCATCctcactggagagagcaagaggaaaatccctgggagctttcaaaccag caaaTGTGACTCTGGATCCCGACACGGCTCATCCCAAACTTGTTCTCTCTGAAGATGGAAAAAGTGTGAGACGAGCAGACACACGACAGTGGCTGCCCGACAACCCAGAGAGATTTGACACTTGGGTCTGTGTGCTGGGCCGTGAAGGattcacctcggggagacattgctgggaggtggag CAGTGA